The Christiangramia flava JLT2011 genome has a segment encoding these proteins:
- the metH gene encoding methionine synthase, with product MAEVRPLKLSGLEPLIITPDSNFINVGERTNVAGSRKFLRLIKEEKFDEALDVAREQVEGGAQIIDINMDDGLIDGKEAMVKFLNLVVAEPDIARVPIMIDSSKWEIIEAGLQVVQGKCVVNSISLKEGEEEFIEHAKKIRRYGAAVIVMAFDEVGQADNYQRRIEIAERSYKILTEKVSFPPEDIIFDLNIFPVGTGMDEHRKNAIDFIEGTRWVKENLPHCSVSGGVSNVSFSFRGNNPVREAMHSVFLYHAIKAGMNMGIVNPGMLEVYDEIPKDLLEHVEDVILDRRDDATERLLDFAENVVETKKEGKAVLEWREKPLQDRITHALVKGIDAFIVEDVEQARLEAERPLEVIEGPLMIGMNVVGDLFGSGKMFLPQVVKSARVMKKAVAYLLPYIEADKSSKRQSAGKVLMATVKGDVHDIGKNIVSVVLGCNNYEIIDLGVMVPPEKIIETAKKENVDAIGLSGLITPSLDEMVFLAKEMQRQDFKVPLLIGGATTSKAHTAVKIDPQYHNAVVHVNDASRAVTVVGDLLKSASKDAYISNLKSDYEKFRENFTKRKKVKSFLSIQEARDNKFKIDWKSSEITKPKQLGIQVIEDFELNKLVEYIDWSPFFRSWDLHGRYPNILEDEKVGEQAKSLYADAQQLLKRILDEKLLKAKAVFGLFEANTINTDDIEVTSENGKFIFRTLRQQLKKHGDQANFALADFVAPKESGIQDYVGSFCVTTGFGTAEIAAEFEKNHDDYNSIMIKALADRLAEAFAEYLHKEVRTNYWGYALEEKLSNEELIKEAYKGIRPAPGYPACPDHLEKLTIWDLLKVEEKIGVKLTESLAMWPAASVSGYYFANPEARYFGLGKIKEDQVKDYAGRKGIELKKAKKWLNPNIAD from the coding sequence ATGGCAGAAGTACGACCGTTGAAACTTTCCGGACTCGAACCGCTTATCATCACGCCCGACAGTAATTTTATTAATGTTGGTGAGCGTACGAATGTGGCCGGTTCCCGTAAGTTTTTGCGATTGATCAAAGAAGAAAAATTCGATGAGGCGCTGGATGTTGCTCGTGAGCAGGTTGAAGGCGGCGCGCAGATCATCGATATCAACATGGATGATGGCCTGATAGATGGGAAGGAAGCGATGGTGAAATTCCTGAATCTCGTAGTTGCCGAACCTGATATTGCCAGAGTTCCGATCATGATCGATAGCTCCAAATGGGAAATTATCGAAGCTGGCCTTCAGGTAGTTCAGGGAAAATGCGTGGTGAATTCAATTAGTCTAAAGGAAGGCGAGGAAGAATTCATAGAACATGCTAAAAAGATCAGGCGCTATGGAGCGGCTGTGATCGTGATGGCTTTTGATGAAGTTGGACAGGCTGATAATTACCAAAGGCGTATCGAGATTGCGGAACGGTCTTATAAAATACTGACTGAAAAGGTCAGTTTTCCTCCTGAAGATATCATTTTCGACCTGAATATTTTTCCGGTTGGAACGGGGATGGATGAGCATCGAAAAAATGCGATCGATTTTATAGAGGGAACCCGTTGGGTGAAAGAGAACCTGCCTCATTGCAGCGTAAGCGGTGGGGTGAGTAATGTTTCTTTTTCCTTCCGCGGAAATAATCCTGTTCGGGAAGCCATGCATTCGGTTTTTCTTTATCATGCGATCAAAGCCGGGATGAATATGGGTATCGTGAACCCTGGAATGCTGGAGGTTTACGATGAAATTCCTAAAGATCTTTTAGAGCATGTCGAAGATGTGATTTTGGATCGTCGAGATGATGCTACGGAAAGGTTACTCGATTTTGCTGAAAACGTCGTGGAGACCAAGAAAGAAGGGAAAGCAGTGCTGGAATGGCGGGAAAAGCCATTACAGGATCGTATCACGCACGCGCTGGTAAAAGGGATCGATGCTTTTATAGTCGAAGATGTGGAGCAGGCAAGATTGGAAGCGGAGCGACCTCTGGAAGTGATCGAAGGTCCTTTGATGATCGGGATGAATGTGGTTGGTGATCTCTTCGGAAGTGGAAAAATGTTCCTTCCGCAGGTAGTGAAATCGGCTCGAGTGATGAAGAAAGCAGTTGCCTACTTATTACCATATATTGAAGCTGATAAATCAAGCAAGAGACAATCGGCTGGAAAAGTTTTGATGGCAACGGTGAAAGGTGATGTGCATGATATTGGTAAAAATATCGTGAGCGTGGTTTTAGGTTGTAACAATTACGAGATTATCGACCTTGGGGTGATGGTTCCGCCAGAAAAGATCATAGAAACCGCCAAAAAAGAAAATGTTGATGCGATTGGTTTAAGCGGATTGATCACCCCGTCTCTGGACGAGATGGTTTTCCTGGCAAAGGAAATGCAGCGACAGGATTTCAAAGTTCCATTATTGATCGGTGGTGCTACAACTTCTAAAGCCCATACTGCGGTAAAAATTGATCCGCAGTATCATAATGCCGTGGTACATGTCAACGATGCTTCTCGTGCTGTGACGGTGGTTGGGGATCTGCTAAAGTCGGCGTCTAAAGATGCATATATTTCGAACCTGAAAAGCGATTACGAAAAGTTCCGTGAGAATTTTACGAAGCGTAAGAAGGTTAAATCCTTTTTATCGATCCAAGAAGCGCGAGATAATAAATTTAAGATCGATTGGAAATCTTCTGAAATCACCAAACCTAAGCAATTAGGCATCCAGGTGATCGAAGATTTTGAGTTGAATAAATTAGTTGAATATATAGATTGGAGTCCGTTTTTTAGAAGCTGGGATCTGCATGGTCGTTATCCGAATATCCTGGAAGACGAAAAAGTGGGTGAGCAGGCAAAATCGCTCTATGCGGATGCGCAACAATTGCTGAAAAGAATACTGGATGAGAAATTACTGAAAGCAAAAGCGGTTTTCGGACTTTTCGAAGCGAATACGATCAATACAGATGATATAGAAGTCACTTCTGAAAATGGGAAATTCATTTTTCGAACTTTAAGACAACAACTCAAAAAACACGGCGATCAGGCAAATTTTGCGTTGGCAGATTTTGTAGCGCCGAAGGAAAGCGGGATTCAGGATTACGTGGGGAGCTTTTGTGTCACTACCGGTTTCGGCACGGCCGAGATCGCTGCGGAATTTGAGAAAAATCACGATGATTACAACTCCATCATGATCAAAGCACTGGCCGATCGTTTGGCTGAAGCTTTTGCCGAATATTTGCATAAAGAGGTGCGAACCAATTACTGGGGTTACGCATTAGAAGAGAAATTGAGCAATGAAGAGCTGATCAAGGAAGCGTACAAGGGTATTCGTCCGGCACCGGGTTATCCAGCCTGTCCTGACCACCTGGAAAAACTAACGATCTGGGATTTGCTCAAAGTTGAGGAAAAGATTGGTGTAAAACTGACTGAGAGCCTGGCGATGTGGCCTGCGGCAAGTGTTAGCGGCTATTATTTTGCGAATCCCGAAGCCAGGTATTTTGGTTTAGGGAAAATCAAAGAGGACCAGGTTAAGGATTATGCCGGGCGTAAAGGAATTGAATTGAAGAAAGCCAAAAAATGGCTGAATCCGAATATTGCAGATTGA
- the metF gene encoding methylenetetrahydrofolate reductase [NAD(P)H] → MKVTDHIEKANGKTLFSFEIIPPKKGKNIQELYDNIDPLMEFQPPFIDVTTSREEFVYVERDGLYDRQITRMRPGTVGICAAIKHKYNVDTVPHVLCGGFTKQETEYLLVDCQYLGIENVMALRGDAMSHQRYFEPADGGHNFATDLVKQIKNINKGRYLHDVVETDHLSDFCVGVAGYPEKHMEAPSLKSDLKRLKEKVDAGSDYIVTQMFFDNSKFFEFVKEARAMGINVPIIPGIKPVAVKKHLQLLPQVFKIDLPEELINEVEKCKSNKEVREVGIEWCIKQSKELMDFGVPVLHYYSMGKSSNIEKIASAIF, encoded by the coding sequence ATGAAAGTTACCGATCACATCGAAAAAGCAAACGGGAAAACTTTATTTTCCTTTGAAATCATTCCGCCAAAAAAAGGGAAAAATATCCAGGAACTTTATGATAATATCGATCCTTTAATGGAGTTTCAGCCGCCTTTTATTGATGTGACCACTTCTCGCGAGGAGTTTGTGTATGTGGAACGCGACGGATTGTATGATCGGCAAATCACAAGGATGCGACCCGGAACTGTTGGGATTTGCGCGGCAATCAAACATAAATACAATGTGGATACGGTTCCGCACGTGCTTTGTGGGGGTTTTACCAAACAGGAAACCGAGTATTTGCTGGTAGATTGCCAGTATCTGGGGATTGAAAATGTGATGGCGCTTCGCGGAGATGCGATGAGCCACCAGCGTTATTTTGAACCGGCCGATGGCGGGCACAATTTTGCCACCGATCTTGTAAAGCAAATTAAGAATATCAATAAAGGTCGTTACCTGCATGATGTGGTGGAAACCGATCATTTATCTGATTTTTGCGTGGGAGTGGCTGGTTATCCGGAAAAGCACATGGAAGCCCCTTCCTTAAAATCTGATCTAAAACGCCTGAAGGAAAAAGTAGATGCTGGAAGTGATTATATCGTCACCCAGATGTTCTTCGATAATTCGAAATTTTTTGAATTCGTGAAGGAAGCCCGGGCGATGGGTATCAATGTGCCGATCATTCCGGGGATCAAACCGGTTGCCGTGAAAAAGCATTTGCAATTATTACCGCAGGTTTTCAAGATCGACCTTCCGGAAGAACTGATCAACGAGGTTGAAAAGTGTAAATCGAATAAGGAAGTCCGCGAGGTTGGTATTGAATGGTGTATCAAACAATCTAAAGAATTAATGGATTTTGGCGTGCCGGTTTTGCATTATTACTCCATGGGGAAAAGCAGTAATATTGAAAAAATAGCCTCGGCGATTTTCTAA
- a CDS encoding acyloxyacyl hydrolase: MKKILPILLLLLSITAAAQETEKPKKYYAFDASYFYGTILEHNPDIAHLITDHPNGILLSWNRKFFGIEEWSARYNYPDFGYSFIYQDMKNPYLGENYSVYGHANFYFLKRLLSFRIGQGIAYATDPFDPDKNYINNAYGTRFLSSTYLMGNIRKENILEGLGVQAGITIIHYSNADTGSPNHSTNTFTFNVGMNYILDHENLPEYVPRVKEKYTEPIHYNFALRGGFNTSGVVGSPKLPFLTISTYADKVLNHKSTLQAGAELFFSRSLEEFINYKAAAFPQLDTTGEEDAKRVGVFVGHKLAFNKTALITQLGYYVYYPYTEYVEQVYNRIGLQREITDNFFGSVTVRSHGANAEAVEFSIGYRL; encoded by the coding sequence ATGAAGAAAATTCTGCCCATTCTGTTGTTACTGCTGTCTATCACTGCAGCGGCACAGGAAACCGAAAAACCTAAAAAATATTATGCCTTCGATGCCAGTTATTTCTACGGAACGATACTGGAACACAATCCAGACATTGCACATTTAATTACCGATCATCCCAATGGAATTTTATTGAGCTGGAACCGGAAATTCTTCGGAATTGAAGAGTGGAGTGCACGTTACAATTATCCCGATTTTGGGTATTCTTTCATTTACCAGGATATGAAAAACCCTTATTTGGGTGAGAATTATTCTGTTTATGGGCACGCGAATTTCTATTTTCTAAAGCGTTTGCTGAGTTTCCGTATAGGGCAGGGGATTGCGTATGCTACAGATCCTTTTGATCCTGATAAGAATTATATCAACAACGCCTACGGAACGCGATTTTTAAGTTCCACTTACCTGATGGGGAACATTCGGAAGGAGAATATCCTTGAAGGTCTGGGTGTCCAGGCAGGAATCACAATCATTCATTATTCCAATGCCGATACGGGTTCCCCTAACCACAGTACCAATACATTTACTTTCAACGTGGGTATGAACTATATCCTGGATCATGAAAATTTACCGGAATACGTTCCACGAGTAAAAGAAAAATATACCGAACCTATTCATTATAATTTTGCACTTCGTGGTGGTTTTAATACCTCGGGAGTTGTTGGTTCGCCAAAATTGCCTTTTTTGACCATTTCAACTTATGCTGATAAAGTACTGAATCACAAGAGTACTTTGCAGGCTGGAGCCGAACTGTTCTTTTCAAGATCGCTGGAAGAATTCATCAATTATAAGGCTGCTGCTTTTCCGCAATTAGATACTACGGGAGAGGAAGATGCTAAAAGGGTAGGAGTATTTGTAGGTCACAAACTGGCATTTAACAAAACCGCTTTGATCACCCAGCTGGGCTATTATGTGTATTATCCATATACCGAATATGTGGAGCAGGTTTATAACAGGATTGGTTTGCAGCGAGAAATCACCGATAATTTTTTCGGATCGGTTACCGTAAGATCACATGGTGCCAATGCCGAAGCAGTTGAATTTTCAATAGGATACAGGTTATGA
- a CDS encoding head GIN domain-containing protein: MKKLILLWSLLAIISCDSEDSGDCFQKAGEIVAKEVEVSGFHEIQVYDKIKLFIEQGSEEKVVIESGENLMNEITAEVVDGRLILKNENVCNLFRDYGTTKIYVTFTDLDYLQHAGNIPLESVGKITLDELWLVSENQEMDPEIHTVGDFVLNLEVDRLRITNDNYSNYFLTGSANTVNAFFAAGDGRLEGRDFIVQDYDIFHRGTNKLIINPQQSLKGDIYSYGDIISVNRPPEVNVKEHFKGKLIFETN; encoded by the coding sequence ATGAAGAAGTTGATACTATTATGGAGTTTGCTGGCGATCATTTCCTGTGATTCGGAAGATTCGGGAGATTGTTTTCAGAAGGCGGGCGAGATCGTGGCAAAGGAAGTAGAAGTTTCCGGTTTTCATGAGATCCAGGTTTATGATAAAATCAAACTGTTTATCGAGCAGGGTTCCGAAGAAAAAGTGGTCATCGAAAGCGGCGAGAATTTGATGAACGAAATTACTGCTGAAGTAGTAGATGGCCGACTAATCTTAAAGAACGAAAATGTGTGCAATCTTTTTCGGGATTATGGCACCACTAAAATTTATGTGACGTTCACCGATCTGGATTACCTGCAACACGCCGGAAATATTCCGTTGGAGAGTGTAGGGAAGATCACTCTGGATGAGCTTTGGCTGGTTTCCGAAAATCAGGAAATGGATCCCGAAATTCATACCGTTGGTGATTTTGTACTGAACCTGGAGGTGGATCGCTTACGAATTACCAACGATAATTATTCCAATTATTTCCTTACCGGATCTGCAAATACGGTCAATGCATTCTTTGCGGCCGGCGATGGCAGGCTGGAAGGACGTGATTTCATTGTTCAGGATTATGATATTTTTCACCGCGGTACGAATAAGCTTATCATTAATCCGCAGCAGAGCCTGAAAGGTGATATTTATAGTTACGGAGACATTATTTCTGTAAATCGTCCCCCTGAGGTGAATGTAAAGGAGCATTTCAAAGGCAAGCTTATTTTCGAAACCAATTAA
- the gldA gene encoding gliding motility-associated ABC transporter ATP-binding subunit GldA, whose product MSILVNNISKHFGSQKALDQVSFDIKQGEVVGFLGPNGAGKSTLMKILTGYLQADEGEASVANCDIEKQTSILQSKLGYLPEHNPLYSEMYVREYLQFNASVYKTDKHRVEEVIRITGLSPEANKKIDQLSKGYRQRVGLAAALLHDPEVLILDEPTTGLDPNQLVEIRALIKGIGGETEENGKGKTVFLSTHIMQEVEAICDRVIIIDKGKIVADRKLTELQQKGEQVIFVEFDYKIENVALQRLPHIKDIKSMGGFAYELTFDTQEDMRPAIFDFAHDMGLKTLQLNRKAKNLEGLFAELTRK is encoded by the coding sequence ATGTCTATACTTGTAAATAACATATCAAAGCACTTCGGAAGTCAGAAAGCCCTGGATCAGGTAAGTTTTGACATCAAACAGGGAGAAGTTGTTGGCTTCTTAGGTCCAAATGGTGCCGGGAAGTCTACCCTTATGAAGATCCTTACCGGATATTTGCAGGCAGATGAAGGCGAGGCTTCGGTTGCCAATTGTGATATCGAAAAGCAAACTTCGATTTTACAGTCAAAACTTGGGTACCTCCCAGAGCACAATCCGCTATACTCCGAAATGTATGTTCGGGAATATTTACAGTTCAATGCTTCGGTTTACAAAACAGATAAGCATCGTGTAGAAGAAGTGATCAGGATCACTGGTCTTAGCCCGGAAGCCAATAAAAAGATCGATCAGCTCTCTAAAGGTTATCGCCAGCGTGTTGGTTTGGCCGCGGCTTTACTTCATGATCCTGAAGTGTTGATCCTGGACGAGCCAACAACGGGCCTGGATCCAAATCAGTTGGTGGAAATTAGGGCGCTCATCAAAGGTATTGGTGGTGAAACCGAGGAAAACGGAAAGGGGAAAACTGTTTTCTTGAGCACGCATATTATGCAGGAAGTGGAAGCGATCTGCGATCGTGTTATTATTATTGACAAAGGAAAGATCGTTGCCGACAGAAAACTCACCGAGTTACAGCAAAAAGGCGAGCAGGTGATCTTTGTGGAATTCGACTATAAAATCGAAAATGTGGCGCTACAAAGGCTTCCACATATTAAGGACATTAAAAGTATGGGCGGTTTCGCTTATGAACTCACTTTTGATACGCAGGAAGACATGCGACCCGCAATCTTCGATTTTGCTCATGATATGGGATTGAAAACACTGCAATTAAACAGGAAAGCGAAAAACCTGGAAGGTCTTTTTGCGGAACTTACCCGAAAATAA
- a CDS encoding prephenate dehydratase, giving the protein MNKKIGIQGIKGSFHHLVAMDYYHRDVEVLEYLSFHELAQKLASGEADEAVMAIENSIAGSILPNYALIDEYDLKVIGEHYTPVNMNLMAIPGQKIEDIKKVFSHPMALLQCKEFFKKHPHIKLIEDADTAEAAKRISENDTRKAAAVASPAAAEMYDLEILASEIHTIKSNATRFLVLGREEKKPNGEKLDKASVKFDLKSERGSLVSVLNIIRDCYLDMTKIQSLPIIDAPWKYSFFVDLVFERPEDFEKGMEVLKIMTEDLKILGIYKSNLS; this is encoded by the coding sequence ATGAATAAAAAAATAGGCATTCAGGGTATTAAAGGTTCTTTTCACCATCTCGTGGCAATGGATTATTACCATCGTGATGTAGAAGTGCTGGAATATCTCTCTTTTCATGAATTGGCCCAGAAACTGGCTTCAGGCGAAGCAGACGAAGCTGTGATGGCGATAGAGAACAGTATTGCAGGTTCCATTTTACCCAATTATGCGCTGATTGACGAATATGATCTAAAAGTCATCGGGGAACATTACACCCCGGTAAACATGAACCTTATGGCAATTCCCGGACAGAAGATAGAAGATATCAAAAAGGTATTTTCGCATCCCATGGCCTTGTTGCAATGCAAGGAGTTTTTTAAAAAACATCCGCATATCAAACTGATCGAAGATGCCGATACAGCGGAAGCCGCCAAAAGAATTTCTGAAAATGATACCCGAAAAGCTGCTGCTGTGGCAAGCCCTGCAGCCGCCGAAATGTACGATCTTGAGATCCTCGCGAGCGAGATCCATACTATAAAAAGCAATGCCACGCGTTTCCTTGTTCTGGGGAGGGAGGAGAAAAAGCCAAACGGTGAAAAACTGGATAAAGCCTCCGTGAAATTTGATCTGAAAAGCGAACGTGGAAGCCTGGTTTCGGTTTTGAATATCATTAGAGATTGTTACCTGGATATGACCAAGATCCAATCTCTACCGATAATTGATGCTCCCTGGAAATATTCTTTTTTCGTTGATCTGGTCTTTGAAAGACCGGAAGATTTTGAAAAGGGTATGGAGGTGTTGAAAATTATGACCGAGGATTTAAAAATTTTAGGAATCTATAAAAGCAATTTGTCATGA
- a CDS encoding pyridoxal phosphate-dependent aminotransferase has translation MITAKRLDNVQEYYFSKKLREVADLKSKGKPIINLGIGSPDLAPSPKVLEALNAGLNDPNAHQYQPYKGIPELRKAVAKFYAEYYGVDANPESEILPLMGSKEGIMHISMAFLNEGDEVLLPNPGYPTYSSVTNLVQAKTRYYDLKEELNWLPDLQELAETDLSKTKIMWVNYPHMPTGTKATKEFFKELTAFAEEHEILVVNDNPYSFIQNKEPMSILAGAERSDYVMELNSLSKSFNMAGWRVGMLLGSQKNIDSVLRVKSNMDSGMFLPLQKGAVEALNLPSSWFEEQNSVYGKRKELILELAKELKLEVADDQAGLFIWAKVPDDQSSAELVDELLYDKDIFITPGFIFGSNGEGFVRFSLCASEETIQQALKRVQS, from the coding sequence ATGATCACGGCAAAAAGATTAGATAACGTGCAGGAATATTATTTCTCGAAAAAGCTTCGAGAGGTAGCCGATCTGAAATCGAAAGGAAAACCGATTATCAATTTGGGAATTGGTAGTCCGGATCTGGCTCCGTCACCAAAAGTGCTGGAAGCATTGAATGCTGGGCTGAATGACCCAAATGCCCATCAATACCAGCCTTATAAAGGTATTCCGGAATTGCGAAAAGCTGTAGCCAAATTCTATGCGGAATATTACGGTGTTGATGCGAACCCGGAATCGGAAATTTTGCCGCTAATGGGAAGTAAAGAAGGGATCATGCATATTTCCATGGCATTTCTGAATGAGGGGGACGAAGTCTTATTGCCTAATCCGGGTTATCCAACTTACAGCTCGGTGACGAACCTGGTTCAGGCTAAAACAAGATATTACGATCTAAAGGAAGAATTGAACTGGTTGCCTGATCTTCAGGAGCTGGCAGAAACTGATCTTTCCAAAACCAAGATCATGTGGGTGAATTATCCTCATATGCCAACCGGAACCAAAGCGACCAAGGAGTTTTTTAAGGAACTGACGGCTTTTGCGGAAGAGCATGAGATTCTGGTAGTGAATGACAATCCGTATAGTTTTATTCAGAATAAAGAACCGATGAGCATATTGGCGGGAGCTGAAAGAAGTGATTATGTCATGGAACTGAATTCGCTTAGTAAAAGTTTCAATATGGCCGGCTGGCGAGTTGGGATGTTGTTGGGTAGTCAGAAAAATATTGATTCGGTTTTACGAGTAAAATCGAACATGGATAGCGGGATGTTCTTACCGCTTCAGAAAGGTGCGGTAGAAGCCTTGAATTTGCCTTCTTCCTGGTTCGAGGAACAGAATTCGGTATACGGAAAAAGAAAGGAGTTGATCCTGGAACTGGCGAAAGAGCTGAAACTGGAAGTGGCTGATGATCAGGCCGGATTGTTTATCTGGGCGAAAGTTCCGGATGACCAGTCGAGTGCTGAATTAGTCGATGAGTTGCTCTACGATAAAGATATTTTTATCACGCCGGGATTCATTTTTGGTAGTAACGGTGAAGGCTTTGTGAGGTTTTCTTTATGTGCTTCCGAAGAAACCATTCAACAGGCATTAAAAAGAGTTCAGTCATGA
- a CDS encoding prephenate dehydrogenase, whose protein sequence is MKVFIIGTGLIGGSFALDLKDASENVQIYGIDQNEAHLDEALELGVIQHKATMDDLGEAEVVYLAIPVDAAMKLLPEVLDRISDNCVVVDAGSTKEKICRIVEGHPKRRNFLAAHPIAGTEFSGPSAAIRKLFLNKTNIICEVEKTAFKLQEKAMTIFNAIGMRIRYMDPASHDRHIAYVSHLSHISSFMLGKTVLEKEKNERDIFDLAGSGFASTVRLAKSSPEMWTPIFSQNKENVLETLDEYISNLKHFRELMASNDFTEVYEEMNRTNHIKTVLNGITENENLKTLENGK, encoded by the coding sequence ATGAAAGTATTTATTATCGGCACCGGACTCATTGGCGGCTCGTTCGCTCTGGACCTGAAAGATGCTTCAGAAAATGTTCAGATCTACGGGATTGACCAAAATGAAGCTCATTTAGATGAAGCACTGGAACTTGGTGTTATTCAGCATAAGGCTACGATGGATGATCTTGGTGAAGCTGAAGTCGTGTATCTGGCAATTCCGGTAGATGCAGCCATGAAATTGTTGCCGGAGGTACTGGATCGAATTTCAGATAATTGTGTGGTGGTAGACGCAGGGTCTACCAAAGAAAAGATCTGCCGAATCGTGGAGGGGCATCCGAAAAGAAGAAATTTCCTTGCAGCACATCCTATAGCGGGAACCGAATTCTCGGGGCCTTCAGCAGCTATTAGAAAATTGTTTCTGAATAAGACCAATATCATTTGCGAAGTGGAGAAAACCGCTTTTAAACTTCAGGAAAAAGCCATGACAATTTTTAACGCCATCGGGATGCGAATTCGGTATATGGATCCCGCTTCACATGACCGGCATATCGCTTACGTCTCGCACCTGTCACATATCAGCTCATTTATGTTAGGGAAAACTGTCCTTGAAAAGGAGAAAAATGAACGAGATATTTTTGACCTGGCTGGGAGTGGATTTGCTTCTACTGTGCGATTGGCAAAAAGTTCTCCTGAAATGTGGACGCCAATTTTTTCCCAGAATAAAGAAAACGTGCTGGAAACACTCGACGAGTATATCTCAAACCTGAAACATTTCCGCGAACTGATGGCTTCCAATGATTTTACGGAAGTCTACGAGGAAATGAACAGGACCAATCATATAAAAACTGTATTAAACGGAATCACTGAAAACGAAAATTTAAAAACTTTGGAAAATGGAAAATAG
- a CDS encoding bifunctional 3-deoxy-7-phosphoheptulonate synthase/chorismate mutase type II, protein MENSKQLRTWLDDFNLSHPLVIAGPCSAETEEQLLNIAHQLKDSDATVLRAGIWKPRTRPGNFEGVGALGLKWLQKAKEETGMLTTTEVANPHHVDLALKHDVDILWIGARTTVSPFIVQEIADALKGTDKVVLVKNPVNPDLSLWLGAVERLYTADINNLGVIHRGFSAYEKTKYRNNPEWQIAIELQNKFPDLPLILDPSHIAGRRDIIFDLCQTALDLNYDGIMVETHHTPDEAWSDAKQQITPDTLKQIMQDLKVRKEISASEEFQNKLSHLRSKIDIADSQILDVLSKRMQVAEEIGRVKKEQNVAILQNKRWNEILGKMVLEGEEKGLSEEFVLRLFKAIHQESINHQQKILDGIAQ, encoded by the coding sequence ATGGAAAATAGTAAACAACTCAGAACCTGGCTGGATGATTTCAACTTATCGCATCCACTTGTGATTGCAGGGCCATGTAGTGCTGAAACAGAAGAACAGCTACTGAACATTGCGCACCAGTTAAAAGATTCAGATGCCACCGTGTTGCGCGCGGGAATCTGGAAACCGAGAACCAGACCTGGAAACTTCGAGGGAGTTGGTGCTCTTGGCTTAAAATGGCTTCAGAAGGCGAAAGAAGAAACCGGAATGCTTACAACTACCGAAGTTGCGAACCCGCACCACGTGGATCTTGCTTTGAAACACGATGTAGATATTCTATGGATCGGGGCAAGAACTACGGTTTCTCCATTTATCGTGCAGGAAATTGCTGATGCTTTAAAAGGAACTGATAAGGTGGTGCTGGTTAAGAATCCGGTGAATCCTGATCTTTCTTTATGGCTGGGTGCTGTTGAAAGATTATACACTGCAGATATTAACAATCTGGGTGTGATCCACAGAGGATTTTCAGCTTATGAAAAGACCAAATACCGTAACAACCCGGAATGGCAGATCGCCATCGAACTTCAGAATAAATTCCCTGATCTTCCGCTAATCCTGGATCCGTCGCATATTGCCGGGCGTAGAGACATCATTTTTGATCTTTGCCAGACTGCTCTGGATCTTAACTACGATGGAATTATGGTTGAAACTCACCATACTCCAGATGAAGCCTGGAGTGATGCGAAACAGCAAATCACACCTGACACTTTAAAGCAAATCATGCAGGATCTAAAAGTTAGAAAAGAGATCTCAGCGAGCGAGGAATTTCAGAATAAACTGTCTCATCTAAGATCGAAAATTGACATTGCTGATAGCCAGATCCTGGACGTGTTGAGCAAGCGTATGCAGGTAGCTGAAGAAATTGGTCGAGTTAAGAAAGAGCAGAACGTGGCCATCCTTCAGAATAAAAGATGGAATGAAATTCTAGGGAAAATGGTCCTGGAAGGTGAAGAAAAGGGACTGAGTGAAGAATTCGTTTTGCGATTGTTCAAGGCGATTCACCAGGAATCCATCAACCACCAGCAAAAGATCCTTGATGGGATTGCACAATAA